A single genomic interval of Mycteria americana isolate JAX WOST 10 ecotype Jacksonville Zoo and Gardens chromosome 20, USCA_MyAme_1.0, whole genome shotgun sequence harbors:
- the PIGR gene encoding polymeric immunoglobulin receptor → MTLLAFTFLLALLPAESASSRYPPKAAISSPVFGPQQVYGLLNGSVTVKCFYPPTRVNRHDRKYWCRQSATSCMTVVSSSGYTAPGYQGRASIIDSPQAENFQISMSELTMADAGTYQCGIGVNGRGLSYKVSLEVSEGPHVPEGAELFYVKLHSTLTVTCSFGEAYASKRKFLCKMVKSGCHNIIDSYGNVDKYYTGRALLSNEDTPGSFSIMITQMDWEDSGLYLCGAGVYGESGETKELDVHVYEEANVPQGKPTIFGVKGSSVTFECHYGALKTSTVRYWCKWRQQGCARIIDSSGYVSNLYEGRVAMYDNPDNKTMTIILNQLKDSDKGYYWCMAEDKKEQQSSTELKIIDGEPGLKGKKEVEVQVGSRVDLTCSYPCKYYSYQKYWCKWSSTSCTPMPASDQRQPGPDVTCDTDNKTVILSFASVAKTDEGWYWCGVKHNGIFGETMAVYLWVTEGSGASHNLELLGVDPPSRAEPPSRAEGGFIPQGRAYSDAGVQSPADSESSGESHGPNTLVLSLSCVGAVLLILVTAFAVFKYRQLKRSDLVSVGSYRTNISMSDFESVKEYSASNNACMKESQETQIGGDEFVTTTATPESAAETKKAKRSSKEDADLAYSAFLLTSSSIAQGGCSGDSAAPAASPSSEEGRI, encoded by the exons ATGACTTTACTCGCGTTCACCTTCCTACTCGCCCTCCTCCCAGCTGAATCTGCAAGCAGCAGATACCCCCCCAAGGCAGCAA TCTCAAGCCCTGTGTTCGGACCACAGCAGGTATACGGTCTGCTCAACGGGTCAGTTACCGTGAAATGCTTCTACCCTCCCACCAGAGTGAACAGACACGACAGAAAGTATTGGTGCAGGCAATCGGCCACGAGCTGCATGACCGTTGTCTCCAGCAGCGGCTACACTGCTCCAGGCTACCAAGGCAGAGCCTCCATCATTGACTCCCCACAGGCAGAGAACTTCCAGATTAGCATGTCGGAGCTTACAATGGCAGATGCAGGCACCTACCAGTGCGGTATTGGTGTCAATGGCAGAGGGCTCTCCTACAAAGTCAGTCTGGAAGTTTCTGAAG GTCCGCACGTACCCGAGGGAGCTGAGCTCTTCTACGTGAAGCTGCACAGCACTTTGACCGTGACCTGCAGCTTCGGGGAGGCTTATGCGAGCAAGAGGAAATTCTTGTGCAAGATGGTGAAAAGCGGCTGCCATAACATCATCGATAGTTATGGAAATGTTGATAAGTATTACACGGGGCGAGCCCTGCTGAGCAACGAGGACACTCCAGGCTCATTCAGCATCATGATAACTCAGATGGACTGGGAAGACTCTGGCTTGTACCTGTGCGGAGCCGGCGTCTATGGGGAGAGCGGAGAAACAAAGGAACTGGACGTACACGTCTATGAGG AGGCAAACGTTCCTCAAGGAAAGCCCACGATATTTGGTGTAAAAGGAAGTTCAGTAACTTTTGAATGCCACTATGGGGCTCTAAAAACTTCCACGGTGAGGTACTGGTGCAAGTGGAGACAGCAAGGGTGTGCTCGGATCATAGACAGCTCCGGGTATGTGTCCAACTTGTATGAAGGAAGAGTGGCCATGTACGACAACCCAGATAACAAGACCATGACCATCATCCTGAACCAGCTGAAGGACAGTGACAAAGGCTATTACTGGTGCATGGCAGAGGACAAGAAGGAGCAGCAATCGTCAACTGAGCTGAAGATCATAGACG GAGAACCAGgactgaagggaaagaaggaagtggaGGTGCAAGTGGGTTCACGGGTCGATTTAACTTGCTCTTATCCATGCAAGTACTACTCCTACCAGAAGTACTGGTGCAAGTGGAGCAGCACCAGCTGCACCCCCATGCCTGCTTCCGACCAAAGGCAGCCGGGGCCAGACGTTACCTGTGACACTGACAACAAGACAGTTATCCTAAGCTTTGCCTCAGTGGCAAAGACAGACGAAGGGTGGTACTGGTGTGGAGTGAAGCACAACGGCATCTTCGGGGAAACCATGGCAGTCTACCTGTGGGTGACTGAAG GAAGCGGTGCCAGCCACAACCTCGAGCTCCTGGGCGTTGACCCCCCCAGCCGCGCCGAGCCCCCCAGCCGCGCCGAGGGTGGCTTTATCCCCCAAGGAAGAGCCTACAGCGACGCCGgggtgcagagcccagctgactcGGAAAG CTCTGGTGAAAGCCACGGCCCCAATACGCTTGTTTTATCCCTGAGCTGCGTTGGTGCCGTGCTCCTGATCCTCGTGACGGCTTTCGCCGTTTTTAAATACAGACAGCTGAAAAGATCCG ACCTGGTGTCCGTCGGGAGCTACAGGACAAACATCAGCATGTCGGACTTCGAAAGCGTGAAGGAGTACAGCGCAAGCAATAACGCCTGCATGAAAGAGAGCCAGGAGACTCAGATAGGAGGGGACG AGTTCGTCACCACCACGGCCACCCCAGAAAGCGCTGCCGAGACAAAGAAGGCAAAAAGG AGCTCCAAGGAGGACGCTGACCTCGCCTACTCCGCCTTCCTCCTCACCTCCAGCAGCATCGCACAGGGCGGCTGCAGTGGGGACAGTGCTGCCCCGGCCGCGTCCCCCTCGAGCGAGGAGGGCCGGATCTGA
- the LOC142419217 gene encoding interleukin-20-like, with protein sequence MKGSRLFLCLFSMACWLNLLPTAGNKIFHFGPCRISMSVTEIRSGFTAIKANIQARDPIRTLSILSHPHSLHKVKSSDRCCITHHLFNFYVDKVFKHCKTEDLYVNRKISSIANSFLSVKRKLGQCHEQNKCVCGQESTEKFKQILANYEGLNVTSAAIKSLGELDILLDWMEKSR encoded by the exons ATGAAGGGATCCCGCTTgttcctctgcctcttctccatGGCGTGCTGGTTGAATTTGCTGCCGACAGCCGGGAACAAAATCTTCCACTTTGGACCCTGCAGGATTTCAATGAGCGTGACTGAGATTAGGTCTGGTTTCACCGCAATTAAAGCCAACATC CAAGCCAGAGACCCCATCAGGACCCTGAGCATCTTGTCTCACCCGCACTCTCTGCACAAGGTTAAG TCTTCAGATAGATGCTGCATCACCCATCACCTCTTCAACTTCTACGTGGACAAAGTTTTCAAACACTGCAAGACCGAGGATTTGTACGTCAACCGCAAAATCAGCAGCATAGCCAACTCCTTCCTCAGCGTGAAGAGGAAACTCGGGCAGTGT CATGAGCAAAACAAGTGCGTGTGTGGACAGGAATCCACTGAGAAATTTAAGCAAATACTTGCAAACTACGAAGGG CTGAATGTCACATCCGCAGCAATTAAATCCCTGGGTGAGCTGGACATCCTGCTAGACTGGATGGAGAAATCTCGTTAG